In one window of Rathayibacter caricis DSM 15933 DNA:
- a CDS encoding SGNH/GDSL hydrolase family protein, which produces MTATRRLVLVAALVLGLAGCSSAAEPAATGAATATPAPTRDAEAPNPLVVGGAIPAGARVTFVGDSIVRGYGLDAEAAWPVLVGDAFGWTVTNLGCDGGGFVRPGTCGSPIGERAEEIAATEPDAVVVLASSNDLGSSVDEVVAAIPPAVQAIAAAVSSARLIAVDSVWGPDPRPADLAAYDQALVDAVTAAGGGALEYPDPLRADGLLAEDGIHPTEAGQLALAEAFALAAEKAGLGQSVPTDSAPTVTE; this is translated from the coding sequence ATGACCGCGACGCGGCGGCTCGTGCTGGTCGCGGCCCTCGTGCTGGGGCTGGCCGGGTGCTCGTCCGCAGCGGAGCCCGCGGCGACCGGTGCCGCGACCGCGACTCCGGCCCCGACCCGCGACGCCGAGGCCCCGAACCCGCTCGTGGTCGGAGGAGCGATCCCGGCCGGCGCGCGGGTCACCTTCGTCGGGGACAGCATCGTGCGCGGCTACGGGCTCGACGCGGAAGCCGCCTGGCCCGTGCTCGTCGGCGACGCGTTCGGCTGGACGGTGACCAACCTCGGCTGCGACGGCGGCGGCTTCGTCAGGCCGGGGACCTGCGGGTCCCCGATCGGGGAGCGCGCCGAGGAGATCGCCGCGACCGAGCCGGACGCCGTCGTCGTCCTGGCGAGCAGCAACGACCTCGGCTCGTCCGTCGACGAGGTCGTCGCCGCGATCCCTCCGGCGGTCCAGGCGATCGCCGCTGCCGTCTCGTCCGCGCGACTGATCGCGGTCGACTCCGTCTGGGGACCCGACCCGCGGCCCGCCGACCTCGCCGCCTACGACCAGGCGCTGGTGGACGCGGTGACCGCGGCCGGCGGCGGAGCGCTCGAGTACCCCGATCCGCTCCGCGCCGACGGGCTGCTCGCCGAGGACGGCATCCACCCGACGGAGGCGGGCCAGCTCGCCCTCGCGGAGGCCTTCGCGCTGGCGGCCGAGAAGGCCGGGCTCGGGCAGAGCGTCCCGACCGATTCGGCGCCGACGGTCACGGAGTAG
- a CDS encoding LLM class F420-dependent oxidoreductase, with translation MTTTTARPVRIGVQIAPQHVSYEVIRDTLAEIEDLGVDIAFNWDHFYPLSGEPDGLHFEGWSMLAAWAEQTSRIEFGPLVTCNSYRNPDLLADMARTVDHISAKGAEGRLIFGIGSGWFERDYQEYGYEFGTAGSRLDELSEAMPRIRSRWEKLNPAPTRDIPVMIGGGGERKTLRIVAEHADIWHSFSDVPTLERKLGVLGDWCTRVDRDLSAIEISTGASVRAGVGDDSFEVLDQQFDLGARLFTLGITGPDIDLAPVRELLSWRDGKNSTTR, from the coding sequence ATGACAACCACCACCGCGCGCCCGGTCCGCATCGGCGTCCAGATCGCCCCTCAGCACGTGTCCTACGAGGTCATCCGCGACACCCTCGCCGAGATCGAGGACCTCGGCGTCGACATCGCCTTCAACTGGGATCACTTCTACCCGCTCTCGGGCGAGCCCGACGGCCTCCACTTCGAGGGCTGGAGCATGCTCGCCGCCTGGGCCGAGCAGACCAGCCGCATCGAGTTCGGCCCGCTCGTGACCTGCAACAGCTACCGCAACCCCGACCTGCTGGCCGACATGGCCCGCACCGTCGACCACATCAGCGCGAAGGGCGCGGAGGGCCGCTTGATCTTCGGCATCGGCTCCGGCTGGTTCGAGCGCGACTACCAGGAGTACGGCTACGAGTTCGGCACCGCCGGCTCGCGACTGGACGAGCTGTCCGAGGCCATGCCGCGCATCCGCAGCCGCTGGGAGAAGCTGAACCCCGCTCCCACCCGCGACATCCCCGTGATGATCGGCGGCGGGGGAGAGAGGAAGACCCTGCGGATCGTCGCCGAGCACGCCGACATCTGGCACAGCTTCTCGGACGTCCCGACCCTCGAGCGCAAGCTCGGCGTCCTCGGCGACTGGTGCACGCGGGTCGACCGCGACCTGTCGGCCATCGAGATCTCGACCGGAGCGAGCGTGCGTGCCGGCGTCGGAGACGACTCCTTCGAGGTGCTCGATCAGCAGTTCGACCTCGGCGCGCGCCTGTTCACGCTCGGCATCACCGGCCCCGACATCGACCTCGCGCCGGTGCGCGAGCTCCTGTCCTGGCGCGACGGCAAGAACAGCACTACCCGCTGA
- a CDS encoding META domain-containing protein, translated as MTAGRRIAAAALAAVAVLGLAGCAETSGADAMSAPASEELVGRWVTGVAYESPDVPFLLIADDGTWTGSDGCNGVQGEWSIDGEGGLSVDAGPSTMIACDGVALPTIFSEASMAAIDGGRLRLFDDAGATTVKLARSTSDDAPTTAPDPAGE; from the coding sequence ATGACGGCGGGGCGACGGATCGCCGCAGCGGCCCTCGCGGCCGTCGCCGTCCTCGGGCTCGCGGGCTGCGCTGAGACGTCCGGAGCGGATGCGATGTCGGCGCCCGCTTCCGAGGAGCTCGTCGGCCGGTGGGTGACCGGAGTCGCCTACGAGTCCCCGGACGTGCCGTTCCTCCTGATCGCCGACGACGGCACCTGGACCGGCTCGGACGGCTGCAACGGCGTGCAGGGCGAGTGGTCGATCGACGGCGAGGGCGGGCTCAGCGTCGACGCCGGGCCGAGCACGATGATCGCGTGCGACGGAGTGGCCCTGCCGACGATCTTCTCGGAGGCGTCGATGGCCGCGATCGACGGCGGACGCCTCCGCCTCTTCGACGACGCCGGCGCCACCACCGTCAAGCTCGCCCGCTCGACCTCCGACGACGCCCCGACCACCGCCCCCGACCCCGCCGGCGAGTAG
- a CDS encoding glutamate--cysteine ligase, which produces MEISFAQSDRSTLGIEWEVAIVDRQTGDLANVADVVLEALRGEDGEPHPRITGELLRNTVELVSGVHTTVRDAVADLQDQLRQVREITDPMGLDLVCSGTHPFAQWYDQSITDKERYHRLIDRTQWWGRNMMIWGIHVHVGIEDRDKVLAILKSLLDYYPHLQALSASSPFWGGVDTGYASNRALMFQQLPTAGLPPQFGAWANYEEYVDDMMRTGVIDDHTEVRWDIRPSPQWGTLEMRACDGLSSAEEIGAVAALIQCLVEHLSTRLDQGEDLPTMQPWYVRENKWRAARYGLDAEIILDSAGAERLVTDDIRDLLVTLAPVAERLDCTAELADVELILVAGASYQRQLKVAAANDGDLKSVVRALAGELRDGLRDPRA; this is translated from the coding sequence ATGGAGATCAGCTTCGCCCAGTCCGACCGCTCCACGCTCGGGATCGAGTGGGAGGTCGCGATCGTCGACCGGCAGACGGGCGATCTGGCCAACGTCGCCGACGTCGTGCTCGAGGCCCTCCGCGGGGAGGACGGCGAGCCGCATCCGCGGATCACCGGCGAGCTGCTGCGCAACACCGTCGAGCTCGTCTCCGGTGTGCACACGACCGTCCGCGACGCCGTCGCCGATCTGCAGGACCAGCTGCGCCAGGTGCGCGAGATCACGGACCCCATGGGCCTGGACCTCGTCTGCTCCGGCACCCACCCCTTCGCCCAGTGGTACGACCAGAGCATCACCGACAAGGAGCGCTACCACCGGCTCATCGACCGGACCCAGTGGTGGGGCCGGAACATGATGATCTGGGGCATCCACGTGCACGTCGGCATCGAGGACCGCGACAAGGTGCTCGCGATCCTGAAATCCCTGCTCGACTACTACCCGCACCTCCAGGCTCTGTCGGCGTCGAGCCCGTTCTGGGGCGGAGTGGACACCGGGTACGCCTCGAACCGCGCCCTGATGTTCCAGCAGCTGCCCACGGCGGGCCTTCCTCCCCAGTTCGGCGCGTGGGCGAACTACGAGGAGTACGTCGACGACATGATGCGCACCGGCGTCATCGACGACCACACCGAGGTCCGCTGGGACATCCGCCCCTCGCCGCAGTGGGGCACGCTCGAGATGCGCGCGTGCGACGGCCTCTCGTCTGCGGAGGAGATCGGCGCGGTCGCCGCGCTCATCCAGTGCCTCGTCGAGCACCTGTCGACGCGCCTGGACCAGGGCGAGGACCTGCCGACCATGCAGCCCTGGTACGTGCGCGAGAACAAGTGGCGCGCGGCGCGGTACGGACTCGACGCCGAGATCATCCTGGACAGCGCGGGGGCCGAGCGCCTCGTGACCGACGACATCCGCGATCTGCTCGTGACGCTCGCGCCCGTCGCCGAGCGCCTGGACTGCACCGCCGAGCTCGCCGACGTCGAGCTGATCCTCGTCGCCGGCGCCAGCTACCAGCGGCAGCTGAAGGTCGCCGCGGCGAACGACGGCGACCTGAAGTCCGTCGTGCGGGCACTCGCCGGCGAGCTGCGCGACGGACTGCGGGACCCGCGGGCATGA
- the lipB gene encoding lipoyl(octanoyl) transferase LipB: MIETLLAGDSAAPLDYRDGWQLQRRLHDEVVAGRDGVLVLCEHASVYTAGKRTEAHERPVDGFPVVDVDRGGRITWHGPGQLVGYPIVRLREPVDVVAYVRSLEGMLIAVLADLGVTGERIDGRSGVWIRRPLGADKIAAIGIRVAGGVTMHGFALNVSNSLEPYSRIVACGIADAGVTTIERETGSAVSMEAVRALVDRRFRECSLEFTAQQAAVVAA, encoded by the coding sequence GTGATCGAGACACTTCTGGCGGGCGACTCCGCAGCTCCTCTGGACTACCGCGACGGCTGGCAGCTGCAGCGCCGCCTCCACGATGAGGTGGTCGCCGGGCGCGACGGCGTGCTGGTGCTCTGCGAGCACGCCTCCGTCTACACCGCGGGCAAGCGGACCGAGGCGCACGAGCGCCCGGTCGACGGCTTCCCCGTCGTCGACGTCGACCGCGGCGGCAGGATCACCTGGCACGGGCCCGGTCAGCTCGTCGGGTACCCGATCGTGCGGCTGCGCGAGCCGGTCGACGTGGTCGCCTACGTCCGCTCCCTCGAGGGCATGCTGATCGCCGTGCTCGCCGACCTCGGGGTCACGGGCGAGCGGATCGACGGGCGCTCGGGCGTGTGGATCCGCCGACCGCTCGGCGCCGACAAGATCGCGGCCATCGGCATCCGCGTCGCCGGCGGCGTGACGATGCACGGCTTCGCGCTCAACGTCTCGAACAGCCTCGAGCCCTACTCCCGCATCGTCGCCTGCGGCATCGCGGACGCCGGAGTGACGACGATCGAGCGAGAGACGGGCAGCGCCGTGTCGATGGAGGCGGTGCGCGCCCTGGTCGACCGGCGGTTCCGCGAGTGCTCGCTCGAGTTCACGGCTCAGCAGGCCGCGGTGGTGGCCGCATGA
- the ffh gene encoding signal recognition particle protein, whose product MATFGTLSDRLVETFKNLRTKGKLSASDVDGTVREIRRALLDADVALDVVKAFTGKVRERALGDEVNKALNPAQQVVQIVNEELVAILGGQSRRLEFAKRPPTVIMLAGLQGAGKTTLAGKLGKYLGKDGHTPLLVAADLQRPNAVQQLQVVGEQAGVAVYAPEPGNGVGNPVKVAQNAIKFAVDKQYDTVIIDTAGRLGVDADMMKQASDIRRVTNPDEVLFVIDAMIGQDAVATAKAFQEGVDFTGVVLSKLDGDARGGAALSVASLTGRPILFASTGEGLDDFEQFHPDRMASRILDLGDVLTLIEQAQSAFDEDEARKVAEKIMSDSFTLDDFLGQMQQLRNMGSIKKMIGMLPGAKGMRDQLDQFDEREIVRTEAIIQSMTKAERVNPKLLNGSRRLRIARGSGMTVTDVNQLVQRFEQAAKMMKTVAKGGMPNVPGMGPVPGAGYQGRPKPQKKKTSKSGNPAKRAAENAAITSGPRPGDAGGSGFGLGGGTGPQAQPTPEELEQLQKFLGR is encoded by the coding sequence ATGGCTACTTTCGGCACCCTCTCCGATCGACTCGTCGAGACCTTCAAGAACCTCCGCACGAAGGGCAAGCTCTCGGCCTCGGACGTCGACGGCACCGTCCGCGAGATCCGGCGCGCGCTGCTCGACGCCGATGTTGCGCTGGACGTGGTCAAGGCCTTCACCGGGAAGGTCCGCGAGCGCGCCCTCGGCGACGAGGTCAACAAGGCGCTGAACCCGGCGCAGCAGGTCGTGCAGATCGTCAACGAGGAGCTCGTCGCGATCCTCGGCGGTCAGTCGCGCCGCCTCGAGTTCGCGAAGCGCCCGCCGACCGTCATCATGCTCGCGGGCCTCCAGGGTGCGGGCAAGACGACGCTCGCCGGCAAGCTCGGCAAGTACCTCGGCAAGGACGGGCACACGCCCCTCCTCGTCGCCGCCGACCTCCAGCGCCCCAACGCGGTGCAACAGCTGCAGGTCGTGGGCGAGCAGGCCGGAGTCGCGGTCTACGCTCCCGAGCCCGGCAACGGGGTCGGCAATCCGGTCAAGGTGGCGCAGAACGCGATCAAGTTCGCCGTCGACAAGCAGTACGACACCGTCATCATCGACACCGCCGGTCGCCTCGGTGTCGACGCCGACATGATGAAGCAGGCGTCCGACATCCGCCGCGTCACGAACCCCGACGAGGTCCTCTTCGTCATCGACGCCATGATCGGACAGGACGCGGTCGCCACCGCGAAGGCCTTCCAGGAGGGCGTCGATTTCACCGGAGTCGTGCTGTCGAAGCTCGACGGCGATGCGCGAGGCGGCGCAGCGCTGTCCGTCGCCTCGCTGACCGGTCGGCCGATCCTCTTCGCCTCCACGGGCGAGGGCCTCGACGACTTCGAGCAGTTCCACCCCGACCGCATGGCGAGCCGGATCCTCGACCTCGGCGACGTGCTGACCCTCATCGAGCAGGCGCAGTCCGCGTTCGACGAGGACGAGGCGCGCAAGGTCGCCGAGAAGATCATGAGCGACTCGTTCACGCTCGACGACTTCCTCGGCCAGATGCAGCAGCTGCGCAACATGGGCTCGATCAAGAAGATGATCGGCATGCTCCCGGGCGCCAAGGGCATGCGCGACCAGCTCGACCAGTTCGACGAGCGCGAGATCGTGCGCACCGAGGCCATCATCCAGTCGATGACCAAGGCCGAGCGCGTGAACCCGAAGCTGCTCAACGGCTCCCGCCGGCTGCGCATTGCGCGGGGCTCGGGCATGACCGTGACCGACGTGAACCAGCTCGTGCAGCGCTTCGAGCAGGCCGCGAAGATGATGAAGACCGTGGCCAAGGGCGGCATGCCGAACGTGCCCGGCATGGGTCCCGTCCCCGGAGCCGGCTACCAGGGCCGTCCGAAGCCGCAGAAGAAGAAGACGTCGAAGTCGGGCAACCCGGCGAAGCGCGCGGCCGAGAACGCGGCCATCACCTCGGGCCCGCGTCCCGGCGACGCCGGCGGATCGGGCTTCGGCCTCGGCGGCGGCACGGGCCCGCAGGCCCAGCCCACCCCCGAGGAGCTGGAGCAGCTGCAGAAGTTCCTCGGCCGATGA
- the ftsY gene encoding signal recognition particle-docking protein FtsY, translated as MAERTSWSLGRALRGLFEKRTIDDQTWDDLETALITADFGPDITEEIVEDLRAKVERYSTTDPRDLQRMLRESMEERLSKYDTTLKLSERPAVILVVGVNGVGKTTTIGKFAKFLRNYDRSVVVGAADTFRAAAVDQLATWAQRADAQIVRPQQERQDPASVAFQTVQFAKDNGIEMVIIDTAGRLHTKGGLMDELGKIKRVIEKQAPISEILLVLDATTGQNGLSQAEAFIEHAGVTGLVITKLDGSAKGGFVLAVQERTGIPIKLVGQGEGIGDLTGFTPHVFAQQLVG; from the coding sequence ATGGCTGAACGCACCTCCTGGTCGCTCGGTCGCGCACTGCGCGGCCTGTTCGAGAAGCGCACGATCGACGACCAGACGTGGGACGACCTCGAGACGGCGCTCATCACCGCCGACTTCGGCCCCGACATCACCGAGGAGATCGTCGAGGACCTCCGTGCGAAGGTCGAGCGCTACAGCACGACCGATCCGCGCGACCTCCAGCGCATGCTCCGCGAGTCGATGGAGGAACGGCTGTCGAAGTACGACACGACCCTCAAGCTCAGCGAGCGCCCGGCCGTGATCCTCGTCGTGGGCGTCAACGGCGTCGGCAAGACCACGACCATCGGCAAGTTCGCCAAGTTCCTCCGCAACTACGACCGCAGCGTCGTGGTCGGAGCCGCCGACACGTTCCGCGCGGCCGCCGTCGATCAGCTCGCCACCTGGGCCCAGCGCGCCGATGCGCAGATCGTGCGCCCGCAGCAGGAGCGCCAGGATCCCGCGTCCGTCGCGTTCCAGACCGTGCAGTTCGCGAAGGACAACGGCATCGAGATGGTCATCATCGACACCGCGGGCCGCCTGCACACGAAGGGCGGGCTGATGGACGAGCTCGGCAAGATCAAGCGCGTCATCGAGAAGCAGGCGCCGATCTCCGAGATCCTGCTCGTGCTCGACGCGACGACCGGTCAGAACGGTCTCAGCCAGGCCGAGGCGTTCATCGAGCACGCCGGAGTGACGGGGCTCGTCATCACGAAGCTCGACGGTTCCGCGAAGGGCGGCTTCGTCCTCGCTGTGCAGGAGCGCACCGGCATCCCGATCAAGCTCGTCGGCCAGGGCGAGGGCATCGGCGACCTCACCGGCTTCACCCCGCACGTCTTCGCCCAGCAGCTCGTCGGCTGA
- the lipA gene encoding lipoyl synthase, giving the protein MSAEVGGRKLLRLEIRNAETPIERKPDWIKTKATMGPEYRQLQSLVKSEELHTVCQEAGCPNIFECWEDREATFLIGGAQCTRRCDFCQIDTGKPADYDADEPRRVGESVARMNLRYATVTGVARDDLADEGSWLYAETIRQIHAQSPGTGVEILVPDFTGRPEHLGRVFEARPEVFAHNVETVPRIFKRIRPAFRYERSLDVLTQGRDAGLITKSNLILGMGEEREEISQALQDLHDAGTDLLTITQYLRPTPRHLPVDRWVHPEEFVAIKEEAEDIGFLGVLSGPLVRSSYRAGRLWAQSMESKGRPVPEHLRHLADAALGFSQAV; this is encoded by the coding sequence ATGAGCGCCGAGGTGGGCGGACGCAAGCTGCTCCGACTCGAGATCCGCAACGCCGAGACTCCGATCGAGCGCAAGCCCGACTGGATCAAGACCAAGGCCACCATGGGCCCGGAGTACCGGCAGCTGCAATCGCTCGTGAAGAGCGAGGAGCTGCACACGGTCTGCCAGGAGGCGGGCTGCCCCAACATCTTCGAGTGCTGGGAGGACCGAGAGGCCACGTTCCTCATCGGCGGCGCTCAGTGCACGCGCCGCTGCGACTTCTGCCAGATCGACACCGGCAAGCCCGCCGACTACGACGCCGACGAGCCGCGGCGCGTGGGCGAATCGGTGGCGAGGATGAACCTCCGCTACGCCACGGTCACCGGAGTCGCGCGCGACGACCTCGCGGACGAGGGCTCCTGGCTCTACGCCGAGACCATCCGCCAGATCCACGCGCAGTCCCCCGGCACGGGTGTCGAGATCCTCGTGCCCGACTTCACCGGGCGCCCGGAGCACCTCGGCCGCGTGTTCGAGGCGCGCCCGGAGGTGTTCGCGCACAACGTCGAGACCGTCCCGCGGATCTTCAAGCGGATCCGGCCCGCGTTCCGCTACGAGCGCTCGCTCGACGTGCTCACGCAGGGGCGCGACGCGGGTCTGATCACCAAGTCGAACCTCATCCTGGGCATGGGCGAGGAGCGCGAGGAGATCTCGCAGGCGCTGCAGGACCTGCACGACGCGGGCACCGACCTGCTCACGATCACGCAGTACCTGCGGCCGACGCCGCGGCACCTGCCGGTCGATCGCTGGGTGCATCCGGAGGAGTTCGTGGCGATCAAGGAGGAGGCGGAGGACATCGGCTTCCTCGGCGTGCTCTCGGGTCCGCTCGTGCGGTCCTCCTACCGCGCGGGCCGGCTCTGGGCGCAGTCGATGGAGTCGAAGGGGCGGCCGGTCCCGGAGCACCTGCGGCACCTCGCCGACGCGGCGCTGGGGTTCTCGCAGGCGGTGTGA